TGTTGACCTCTGAGTgttcaccttgttaagggtttgAGTGCAGCTGGTGTAGAGGTAGAGAGTGAGGGAGCAGCAGAGTTCAGGCTGCCTCTGAAGAGTGTTTGTCTCTGAGTGCATGTGGCCAGTTGGGGTGCAGTGCAGCTGGTGAGAGACAAGGGGAGTCGGACACCGAGTTTATGCAGCTGCCACAATGATAAAAGACTCATCAAAAATCACCTTTGCTTTAAATCAGCCAGAAACACAGAGCTGCTGGAGTTTCCTCAAAAAACCCTGATTTTGTGAACAGGGGCTCCGATTGTCTGAAAAGCCACCTTTTGATTATTTCTCTCATCTTactgtaaaacatgttttaacttaCATTGAagttgacatttaaataaatgatcacGAAGATGGAAAAATGTGGCTGCGGAGTTTTGCATGTGGTATGGTCGCAGCTTAACTAATACTAACACAACAAATTAGATCGTTTGTATAGCTATTGTACTTATTGTTGAAAATCAAAGACATTAACAAAATGGTCCAAAGGAACATTGTTAAGTTATATTCATGTCAAACTAAGGCATCTATTCTAGAAGGCCATGCAATTTAGAGTCTAGTATGTCGGAGAGTGCTCAGCATTAAGAGACTTGTTTGTCCATGGCCTTTTAAGTATGGCCCTTGTTCCTTAGAAATTTGGATGAACAATTATAATGGAGTCATTCAGCTGCAGGTGCATTACTTCCAGTTAGATATTAGCTGATGTCTtaaagggaggggggcagaatTAGCAGTGTGTTGTATTAGCCTTTTGTAGTGCATGTTGTTCAGGCCTTCTTCATTTCCCAGTTTTCAATGCTGAGCAGCAAGGGTCTCTTTGCTGAAATAatgtccatcacacatgcaaaTGGTGTGAAAGGGCTGCTTAGCCAAGTGTTCTCATGTCAATCCTTGTGGAAATGGATACAATGCAAACATTACAGCTGAACTAACCGCAGGTTGCAGTGCGTAAAAGGTCCAAGTGTAGGGCCCCTTTGTCTCCGAGTCTCTTTGGAAATGCGAGGGCAAATTCATTTGATTGGGTTCAGTTGGCAGGATTAGAGGAGAGGCCTCTATTGTGGATGCCCAAAGGTTTGTTAAGTTGAGATCAATTCATACAAATTAATTTCCCCGTGAGAAGTAGTAATGCATTTATTGTGGCAACTTCATCACATATTCATGGTTAACATGAGTAGTAAATGTACTGATTTAAGTGGTCCTTTCAGCAGGCATGGGGTgtgctgctgcagtgtgtgtctgtctgctgtctgtcaGCTGACAGTTTTAATTGCCTAATGGCTCTCCTTTCATTGGTACAAAACATCTAATCTtccatttgtgttttatatgaCTTTTTTGTCACATACACTAGAGCAAAGTaaggatttttatttaaaataaaaggtcTTGTTAGTAACATTtctatgaaaacacatttttcaaatataGAGTCTTCTGGATGGTCTTATTGTTATTAGATGGTGCATCCTGGAATTCATACTCATTGTTCTCTACAGCCTGATGATGTTGAAGGGAAGATCCATGAGATCATTCCTGCTGGATTCACCTGTAACACCGATGACTTCATCTCACTGCTGGAGAAAGAAGCCAACTTCAAACCCTTCGGCACTCTGCTCCACTCGTACACTGTCCACAGCGAGGAGGCAGGAGAACTCACGTACCAGATCCACAAGGTACACTGCTGCCGGCCCAAAGGAACATTTCAATGTTAAAATTTGGCTAAGTATAgtaattgtcttttttatttttattccttcaaCATTTAGATTTTTCCTGCCAAAGGGCACCATATAGTGTGATCTAGTCTTACCTTGTGTAATGGGGGGGTAGTCACACATCCTCTGTAGGGGTTCTAAAGGTGTATATCCCATAACGTTCCttaaatttgttcatttttatgtttttatgcatAATTGAACCTGTTCACATTTGCTGTCATTCGAGGGTTTTATTTTCAGTAGCAGTGGCAAGTTTGAAGCTTGGATGTATTGTAGGTTGACGTATTTGTAtgttaggggttggggggggtgttAGGATGACGCGTTCAAGTTGTTACTGATTGTAATTTAATGGCAGgactgaaatttaaaataagCATATGGTAAGTGAAAAGCAATGTAGTGCTCTAATATGTAGTCATTTCGGGACGAAATTAAACCGTTCCAAACTTTTCCCCCCAGGCTGATATTACCTGCCCTGGATTCCACGAGTATCACGAGCGTCTGCAGACCTTCCTCATGTGGTTCATAGAGACGGCCAGTTTCATTGACGCAGACGATGATCGTTGGGACTTCTTTCTTCTGTGAGTTCTCTCTTTAATTGACAtcataccccccaccccactgccCACATCCACTCTTACCCCAAAGCCTTTATTGTGTCATTGAAAAACAAAGCCCCCCTTTGTGATGCTTGTGACCAATTACCCGGCCAGTTTGATTATATTTGCCCCATAGGAGAATTGTTGAACAGGCAAGAACTTCCTTTGTGCCCAAAAGCCCTTTTCAATTTTTTCAGGGGCAAGAGCTGAATTGAATACTGTTGTCTTTTGAAACACTGAACAATGTCTTAACAGTAAAAAGAGCCTCTGCCAGTGTTTTCTTTACCCTGGCAACTATTAATATTGACAATGGGTAAAATGGACTGAAGTGATTTTGAGAAGCTCAGTCCCTCCTCCAACCCCTTCTCCACCTCTAAGTTGCAGTACTCCAATTAAGTGCATAATGTATTCAGTTTGTAGCAGGTGTACCAATCGGGGCTGGCTGCTCTAACATGCTGACGTTGTGCgagtgtctctgtgtgtgtgtgtgtgtgtgtatgtgtgagtgggTGGTGAGAACTGAGAACCTAAAATGGACACTGCATGGGAGTGTGCCTGTAATTGACCTGCTTGCCTTTGTGTTTTATCTGCAGATTTGAAAAGTACAATAAAGATGGGGAGACTCTCTACGCAACTGTTGGCTACATGACAGTTTATAATTACTACGTATACCCAGACAAAACCCGACCACGTGTAAGGTAATTGCTGGGGTAGCACGTGCCTTCCCATTCTTTTGTatgaaaaaggagaggaaaatTATACATTTCTTTATCCTGTTCCCAAAGAGCCCAAATTACTGGCTTGTATAGCCAACTATTCACCCATATTTTGTTTCATTACCAAACCAGGGTGATTTATATCTGAAAACAACTTTAtagataatattttatttgatttgtctCATTGATAGATCAGTATAACAATCTATTATTTCCTGCTTTGAGTCAAAGAGTTTCAGTTCTGCTGAAATCActgctgctgcaaaaaaaaaatgtgaccaATTCTGAATAAACCTATTTCCTCATTGAGTCTCTATTTGCCCTTTCAACCAAACAGCCAAATGCTGATCCTGCCTCCGTTCCAAGGAGAGGGCCACGGGGCTCAGCTTCTGGAGGCAGTGCACAGATTTTACTGTAGCCTGCCCAAAGTGCAGGACATCACAGGTAAGAATGGgatgttttcctgtttcaaCAGCCTTTACAATAttgaagaaaatatgaattaccATTTTAATTGGACAGCCTCattcaaaaaatgttgaaaccTTTATCTTGAGTCATTTGAGGAGTGGAATGTGATTCTGCTCTTTTGAAACAATTCCATTAATGCCTTGAAAACAGATTAGTtgtcaatattttattattgaacCAGATATTAGATGTGGGTCATATCATTCAGGATAATACAGTTAATGTTATTAATGAAGACTTATtgtattttcaatattttgtcattaaaagTATGGTATTATATCATTATCACCAAAATTCCTGGAAATATTGTGACATTACTTTAGGGCCATATCGCCCCCACCTGTACCagatacccacacacacacacaaacggatgGATTTTGACCACAATGCAAGTAGCAGCATGTTTTGATTGTGTCACGATTGTCCGTTTTATTACCTGTTGGAGATCAACCCTGTTTATTCTTTGCCTTCTTTGGTGTGCTCAGCTGAAGACCCCTCTGAGAACTATGTGAAGCTGAGAGACTACGTGTTGGCCAAGCTTTGTCAAGGCCTGCCGTCCTTCGCTGCAGACAAGCTCTGCCTCGGCTTCTCAGAAGACATGGTCAAAGAGTCGCAGGAAAAGTTGAAAATTAACAAGGTTTGTGGCTACAGATGCTTCTTTTCTGTTAGCAGCCAATAACCTGAGTGACTTCCATAGTTGTACAGTAAACAGCAGGAAGCACCACCTGTAATCACACTGGGCTCATGAAACATCGGTAAGGGCTTTGGGGACGTTTTAAGTTCTTCATGTTCATACTGATAGTTTCTCTGTCAATTTAGGCTGAATTATTTTAGGAAACATGACTGAGGGTAAACAGTGTGACAGTCGAAAATCAGATAGATCCTTGGAACTTTAAATTTTAACTTTACCCATTAAAACCAAACTCAGCTTTAACACTTTAGTTCTTTGGTTCATAAATGGTTCATAAATCTTCCAGTCATAGTATTAAGAGATCATTTATAACATCTTGTCACCATTGTGGTGGGATTTGAATTCATTTCCTTGttgaaaaacatgattttttacTTTCTCATTCTTTAGAAACATGCGAGGCGAGTGTATGAGATCCTGCGTATGAGGGTAACAGACATGAGTGATGAAGAAAAAGCCAAAGAATATCGCTTGGAGGTGAAGAGGAGGCTGTTTGGACCTTACAGGGTGAGAGTTTAACCCATTCAGATCTGGATTAATCCTGAGAGGCACGGAAAGAGTCATAGTCTGAGAACCAGTAGATGATTTCCTGCTTTAATCAGAAATAAGTCTGACAACTTGTCTCAGGCTGCCGTCAATCAAGAATTCAGTATTGATTCTTCTACCATTtggaaatgtgattttattaCACTGTAATGGCCCGTGTCTTTCTTGTTGCTCGTTACTGTTTAAAACTGCTAGAAATTGATCTTCAACCCCATGAAAATTGATGACTAGTGCTGTTTTGTTAGCGCTACAATGGAGCTCACCaggtgtctgtttttgtgtgctggtggagcttttttttttctattcacaCACATGCCATTAGTCAAGATTTGCATTTCTTTGGGTGAAATAATTTTCATGAAAGCATGTTTGAAGTTCTTTGTCAACATGCTGCTACTATTCAGAGGACTGTAGCTTCACTAGTGCAGCTCTTTGTGAACTTCATCAGAAAACAGCAATTTCATAAAAATGgttttgttatattttcatgtttttcaaggCAGGTTTTATTTGAGTCACAGAGATCAACAGATTTGAGCCTGAACAGAAAGTCATAACAGAAATTCAAAGTGGCGCTCTTGTTCAATTGCTACTCTGAGTTTCTCTCTGAAACTTTGCATGGCAAaaattactgatttttttttggcagagTAACAATATGTCACAAAGCAACAGAATTTGATGTGGACAAAACCTTAACTTAGTGAAACAGGATGTAGGAGTTTCTTGGGCGAGTGGAAGGAAAGATCTGGTGACCAGATGCAGAGTCGTTTTCCTTCCCTGAGGAGATTTAGCCTGTAGTTGAATGGCAGAAGCTGCTTCTCTGTGATTTTGAGGggcattttacatttttgctctTACCCCAATTCCCCAGTGTCCATGTCTACATTCAACCATTTTTCAAGCAGCAGATTCCACAAGCATGACTGTACTTTCTTCATACAGTTCCAGAAAcctataaccccccccccccttcaaaaaaaaaaaaaaacgcttccGGAGTCGGTCAATCATCCTGTTAAACATTTGTGAACTAACTTCTGATCCAAATGATCGTAGATCACGTTGACATGATCGCCTTGCCTTAACTTGAAACATAAGAACTTTGAGCATTCCTTTGGAGGAAGCGACCATCCACCACCTCAcctgtcttgtgtgtgtttctgctgtcaATATGCAGAAGAACCAGAGAGAGCTGGCGAAGATGAGGAAGTGCCTTCGGCCGGAGGAGCTGGTGTCCCACATGGGCCAGATGGACACGAAGGTACAGcacgaggagctggagaagagttatcaggtggtggtggaggactACAGGAGAATCATAGAGAGACTGGCGTCGCAGGCCTAAACAGACTCTGGAGCTTCTCACTGGACACACTGGTCTGTCCTGGCTGTACAAAGCCCACTTTACCACAGACTTGACCTGCAACCAAGACAAAGTCTCCTGATGTAACTGAGTCTCTGCTTTAATTGAAGAGTGTCACAGGCGTGTTGTGGCCTAGCTAGGTGATCGGTTGCAATGATGAAGACGAGCCTGTTTCCCAGCTGCTGATACAGATGAGCAGAGCGGCGCAGCTGGACGGGCGACccttcttgtttttctccatgTGCTTAATCACACTGTGTGAGGATATGACGTTTGATATTTTGCTGGTGACAGGAGGTCTACGACTCTGCAAAGAAACCCAGcgtcttcatcttctccttttTTATTAAGGGCTTCTGTCAAAACAGTTCcttctgtgtgttttgatgcaatttggactaaaaataaaaaatcgtTTTGTATGTCGTTCAAATGTTTTACAATTGTGGAgagttatttatcattttaattgtatataattttttgGAATAGGCTCAAGGTGTTTCTTTATGTGGCGCCGTCTTAACTCTGGAGGTGATAGTACCTCCTCAACACGGCTGGTCGTCATAGCAATGCTATATGAAGGCTTTAGTGTAACActttgtcaatttaaaaaagtgaaGCAGCCTGGTAGGCATTAGGGGAACATTTGGAAACgtaaatgttattaaaaaattaatgacaTGCATGACAAGAAAATTCTATCAAGTTTGTAGCAAACGGTCAGAATTTATCCTCTGAGTATCATGGGTGCTTGTATTATAATTGTATGAAATTACAGTAACTTGATGCAGCATCATCTTGACAAAATATGAGGCCTACATCGTACTCACTGTAACTCAGTCAACCAGTTTTGCTTCTCAGGGCTAATGTGACAAatcaagaagaaacaaaaagaatcaactggactgtTTAAACGTTGTTTTACCTTGAACAattccagttgattctttttgttcttgttgattTGCCTCCACCTGGATGACAGCCTGCACAGACGTGACTGAAGAAGACATGAGGTCTAGTGAGCTAACGTAAGACCGCACACCCAGCTCCAATAAAACTTCAATACTGTACTGGCGTTCTTCCACATGCAGTAGCACTCAGTCAAGCTTTGGACATTATTGAGCTGTCAGATCTGTGAGATGAAGCCAGTGTCTATTCTCCAGCTGTCactgccttttttttattaaaaaattttaatcaaaaGAAGCCCGTCGCTGCTTGAAGTCCTGACACTGCTTCGTGAAACTCCAGGTAAACAGCAATTTGTGTAGATTCTGGTAAAGGAATGGAGATTTTCTCTGTTGTGTAATGCCGGTGCGAATTTTTCTATTTAAGATTAAACGTATGCAGCAGCTATAATTATTGGGGcaacagtagctcagtccacaaggactTGGCTCAGTAAGAAATATTCATGATGGTTTTAACCCAAATTACTACTCCCTTGTTTAAGTGATCCACCCCAAGATGCATCAAATACTGATAAGAATGCTGGAGGTGGCGCCGACCACTAGACAAGTCACCACCATTCTCCAGTGGTGTGTTTATGTACTTGTGCAGCCACAATTGCACAACAATGCCAGGTGTGCTGGCACTACAGATAGGATAAAAACGTCAGCAGCACCAATCACCACCACTGGAATAAATCTGTAATGGCATCCTGTCCGGGTGTAATAACATGAGCCTCATGCAATACAAGAGCATCCATGGAACACACAGCGTACAGCATTACAGTTGAAAGACttgtatttgtcattatacagatGGTGCAACGGAATTGGAAAGACGGATGGAGAGTTGTAAAATGATAACCCTGTTGGTTGTGATggaagaagaaatcaagaatTGTGTTGTCATTACACTTCTGctggttttatttcttattgatttatttatttggttttattgagtactctttaatattatttaatggTTAGTCATGTATAGGCTATAGAAACTGAACAGCTCATCactttaaaatcaataaatgagCTAAAGCCCAGCAGATGATCAATAGAGCTTCATAAAGTGTATCTGTTTGCTTTAGATTCCAGATAGCTTATAAGTGCTGAACGTATTTTAACTGTTTCAGTGATGTTATTTTGTCGAGGCGCCCTCTCGTAGCTAATGCAACTTGTGCTTGCCACTGATGTTGAGTGTTGCACTAATGAGTTATTATGGTTTTCAATTGAAACCCATAATATTCCAGTATCGCTCCCGCTTATGCAGATCTGTGCAATGAATACCCATCACACTTTATGATGCTTTTGTGCATTGTCACTGAATGAAGGGTGCCGGGtcaatttttttctcctctccacGTGAAAAAAAGGCCAAACGTTGGAACCCATCACATCTccaattcagttttatttaatcCACTCGTGGCCACAAGGGGCCTCATCTCACTGTAGTTTTCCCTGCTTTTTCTGCTGTGAGTGCACTTTTCACTTTACACCACACAGTCTCAGTCAACTGACCCACTAGTGGGAAGTGGCAGTGTTGTTTAGTAGACATAAGAGTCGGTGTACAGTCTCATTAATTCCACTAGTGGCACACGACTCTGTAATAttgttattgtctgtttttttatgcGTCATGCTGATGCTCCCACTCCCACCTCCGTGTACCTGGTGGACCAGCAAAACAAACTGGTGTGAAGGTAGATTGTTTGGACAATCTGCAGACCTCCGTGCATTTGTCAGGAGGCTGTGAAACCCATTTTGCTTCTGCAGACCACACGTTTGAGTTTACACAAGCTTAATTATTCCCCCAGAGTTCCTACTCAGAATGTTCTGGGCCTTGTTCCACTGCACCTGTCTGCAAATTCTCAAAACACTGTTTAATTTAAAGGAAAAACTTGTCACTGTGGAGTTAGACTGGTATGGCCTAGCCAACAGAGTCCCATCCAAGAAACTGGTAGTTTTCACACTTGGattttataaatgtgttgattAGAGGCCAATAAGCTTCATCATAACTTCAggaacaatttttaaaaaaggtaccAGTAAGTGAGATTATATGTATTTGGAGAAACAGAGGTTAATGTGAGACGTACGAATAACAATTTGTGTGTAAGTGTAGATTTCTTATATTCCAGACACTTTGCATTCCTCTAATCTGTTGTCATTGCTTTATGACTAATAAAAAGGAtgtaccaaaaaataaatgatcaatttATCACGCACACACTCAGTTCAAAGACAAATCCTCTAATAGTAAACTATTATGATaatcatttattctttttattcatctttcaaACTCAACTTTGTGTATcgtttgtgtgtatttcagtTGTTTAAAGTCTTTATATCATCTAATTATAGGATTtattatacagtactgtatattaaaccACAAGAAGATGTTGTTTTGTGTCCTGACCATGAATACACTTCTCTATTTAAACAAACCAGTCAGATCTAGGCTTAGAAAGGAAGTATTCCTCACCTTTACTTCATCCTATTTTCCCTCTGCTGCTGATGAACCATTCAGATCCAGAGCATAGATGTGTGAGCATGATTTGGTATTGAAGCTGTCAGGAAATGTAATGTCCTCGCTCTCATTTTCAAACATcactagaaaaaaaaggagaaacatctataaatgttttcattttctcagtttCCCCTATCGTGTTTGAGCAGGTTTAATCATGCAAATAATTGCGTGTAACATACATTAAAGCAGCGAGGGGGCTTAATGATTTTGAggtcaaacaaaaacagtatCATGGCTGAATATTTGGTTTCACCTGTTGGCATTTCTGCTACTGTTACCCCATGGCGCCTCCACATCTCTCCACTGAGGCGGACGGGGACTTTTGGACCTGAGCCCAGCTGTACTGAAGGACCTGCTGAATTTGATACCAGTGTGGTAGAACTCCAGCATCTTAGCC
This window of the Antennarius striatus isolate MH-2024 chromosome 12, ASM4005453v1, whole genome shotgun sequence genome carries:
- the hat1 gene encoding histone acetyltransferase type B catalytic subunit, which codes for MAGVNAMEKKLAEYKCDTNEAVSLKLVRFPEDVDDDSTTFHPEYSHQLFGDDEIAFGYKGLQIQLYYTAGNLSTLFKVKYSSKVTEVFDCVEPDDVEGKIHEIIPAGFTCNTDDFISLLEKEANFKPFGTLLHSYTVHSEEAGELTYQIHKADITCPGFHEYHERLQTFLMWFIETASFIDADDDRWDFFLLFEKYNKDGETLYATVGYMTVYNYYVYPDKTRPRVSQMLILPPFQGEGHGAQLLEAVHRFYCSLPKVQDITAEDPSENYVKLRDYVLAKLCQGLPSFAADKLCLGFSEDMVKESQEKLKINKKHARRVYEILRMRVTDMSDEEKAKEYRLEVKRRLFGPYRKNQRELAKMRKCLRPEELVSHMGQMDTKVQHEELEKSYQVVVEDYRRIIERLASQA